CCAGGGACGACGCGTGCTTCGCGCCACCCCGCGCCGATCGGGAATCTCGGAATCCGTACACACGCGACGCGCCACGACGACTGCACTGCTCACCTCGATGGACGGACTGCGACCCTGACTGTTTCCCCCTTTCTCCACCGTCACCACAAACCGTCGCGAGGCATCGGCGACGCTGACCGGCGGTGCGGCAACCGGTTCCGGTAATGGTGTGGGTCGTCGTCGGCTCGACAGGGCGCGCATCGAGGTCACGCGCATGGACGGCGGTAGGCTCGGCGTACACACCGGCATCGCGGCGATCCGCAGACGCACGGTGCCGGCCAGTCGACTGGGGCGTATTTCACGCCCGCCGTCGTGATGCTCGAGCACCACGCACGCCGCGTCGCGTTCGCGCGCCAGCTGCGCCAAGCGCACGCCATGCACGCGCGACAACGGTGGGGCGCCATCGATGACCACTAGCGCGAACACGCCGCTGCGTAACAGCAGGTCGGCCGTCCATGCACAGCGTGTGCGGTCGGGCGGACGGATCACCACAAAGCGTGCGCCCATCGCGGTCCAGGGCGCTGGCGCGAGCGTGCGGGTGGCGTCGATCCACGCCACCCAGGCACCGGTGTGCAGCACCTGCGCGACCAGCTTTCGAAGCAGGGCGGTTTTGCCGACCGCTAATGGGCCGCTGATTTCGGTGACACGCCCCCGCGGAATGCCGCCCCCCAGCGCCCGGTCCAACCGCGCCAACCCGGTGCTCCACGGACCGCTGGCCTGTCGGCCAGTCGCGACCACCGCCTGCAACTGATCGCGCAGGAGGGTGAGGTCGGGCCCGGCCGGGGTGATTTCCGGTTCGGCGAGCGTGGTGTCGAGGGCGGGCGTAGGCAAGGCATTCATACCGAATAAATACCGAAGACAGAAGGCGACGGAAAGAGCGGATTCAGAAAAACACGATGAGAAAAGGCTCAGGATTGGGGGGCGGAAAGACGCCCGAAAATGCTACAGCAGCACCAGCTGGGGCTCGGGGGCCAGCTCTGCCGGCAACGCGACTTCCTCATCGGCGCTGCCCTCGTCGTCCCGTCGATACTCCCGCGTGGTCAGGCCGTACTTCCGGCACAGCCGTTCAATGACCTGCTGCAGCCCGACCCGGTAGCTCTCGGCGGCGTACACGCTGTTCCGGTAGGTCGCCTCATACTTGGCGGAGAGCTCGGGAAAGTTTTCGCGGATCACGGGCAGATACCGTTTTCGCGAGGCGGACCGAAGCCGCAGGGCACAGGCCCCCAGGCTTTGGGCGCCGGCTGCCGCCACCTGCTGCACCAGCGCCTCCAGCATGAGCGGCGCATCGGTAATGCCTGGCAGCACCGGCATGCAGTTCACACTCACCGCCAACCCGGCGTCGGCCAGCCGTCGCACGCCCCGCAGCCGCGCGTCAGGGGTGGGCGCCCGGGGCTCGAGACGCCGTGCCAGTTCGCGATCGACGGTAATGAGCGACACGTGCACTTGCACCGTGTGCCGCTCGGCCAGCCGCTGCAGCACATCCACATCGCGGGTCACCAGCGGACTCTTGGTGATGATCACGATCGAGAAGTCGCGTGCGATCTGCAGCGCCTCCAGAATCTCCCGCGTGACGCGAAAGCGCCGCTCGGCCGGTTGATACGGATCGGTGGCCGAACCGATCACCACCGAGTCGCCCGGACGGGGCGAGCGCGACGACCGCAATGCCTCGCGGATGCGCGCGCCGGCGTGCTCCTTCACCAGTACCCGTCGTTCGAAGGCCAGCCACGGCGGCATGGCGTTGGCGACCTCCCGTCCCACGTCGCCGGCCCGTTCGAGTGTCCACCGGTGCGTGTCGCGGGCGTAGCAGTAGGCGCAGCCGAAGGCGCACCCCACGTAGGGGTTGATCGACCAGAAGCCCATGCCCGTGGCCGCCGGCGGATTGAAGATCCCGCGCGACGGGGCCGCGTGATACTGCAGGTCGGCTTGCGCCGACAGCAGGCGGAGCGGGTCGGGCCGGAAGGGGTCGGGCGAAAGCGCCGGCGAATCGGGAGGGTCGGCGGGGCGCATACTGGACCCTACCGAATAAAAACCGAAAGTGCAAGACCGGGCGAAATGTGTGACCGAATGCGTGACGAAATGTGTGATCTACGACCGCAACATTCCATGCTCAGGCATTGTCCGTCGTCCCGGCGCACCCTACTCTAGAGAGACATGCCTGCTCTGTCCGACATCGAAATTCAGCGTGGCCTCGGCGCGCTGCCCGGCTGGTCGCGCAAGGGCGACACGCTCGTGAAGAGCTATCACTTCGCGACCTTTCCTGCGGGCGTGGCCTTCATTGCGCAGGTGGCTGACATCGCCGAAGCGATGCAGCATCACCCCGATATCGACATCCGCTACACCAAGGTGCACTTCTCGCTCAGCACGCACGACGCGGGCGGGATCACCCCGAAGGATTTCGATCTCGCCCGCGCGATCGAGGAGCTGGCGGCGGCGTAGGGGTCCTACCGGGTCGATGCGCTTGTCGCCTTGTCTCACCGGTGATACACTACGGCGTATGGACAACGTCACCGTTCGAGAACTGCGAAACAATGGTGGTCGGGTGCTGCAGCGTGTGGCGGACGGAGAGACACTCACGGTCACCATGGACGGGCGTCCGATCGCCGAACTGCGGCCCCTCACCGGTCGAGGACTCAGCGCGGCGGCGCTGCTGACACGGTGGCGCCGACTTCCGTCGGTCGACATACAGCAGCTGCGCCATGATCTCGACGACGTGATGGACGGATCCCTGTGATCGATCGGGTCCGCCATGAGCGCGGCGTTCTCGACACCAGCACCGTGATCCTGCTTTCCCGGCTCGACGATCCCACGGTGCTTCCGAATGAACCACTGATCACGGCGATTACGTTGGCCGAATTGACGGTTGGGCCGCTCGTCGCAAAATCAGACGACGAACGCGCCGCCCGACAGGCGCACCTGCAGCAGGCGGAATCGGACTTCGATGCGCTGCCGTTCGATGCCAGCGCCGCGCGAGCATTCGGTCGCGTGGCTGCCTCGCTGAGGCAATCAGGGCGCAAAACACAAGCCCGCTCGTACGACGCGATGATTGCGGCAACGGCGCTCGCGAATGCATTGCCGATCTACACCTGCAATCCCGACGATTTCAGCGGCATCGACGGGCTGGATGTCGTCGCGGTACCGATGCCGACTCGCGCGTAGCGAATCTCTGCACAGCCGACATGCAGGCGCCGAGACGATGACCGCGTCTGCGGAAGGACGCATTCGCCGTACTTCGCTCTGAGAACACTCTGTCGGCTGAGAAATGAAATTCCTTCCTCTCGTTCTGCTCAAAATGCATCTAAAGTACGCGCCAAGCGCCTCGTCCCTTCTGTTTCTTCTTGTCTCATCGTGCATCCCCGCTAAAGCGATCCCGTCACAACAACCTGTCGACCGTTTAACGTGCTCGATTCAGCACGGTCGAACGGAAACCCCGCTCGTCGACAGTGCAGGCTCACGGTACTCCATCGATCTGCCCATCGTGGCGCCAGTCAGGGGCGGCGAATTATGGCTCGGCGATGAAATTCGCGTATGGCCCGATCTTGATCCTCGAGTAAGAGCGTACATCGGAGTGGTGAACCGACCAGACGGAGTCCGAGACCTCGTCCCGCGGCCGCCGGGAGCGACGACAATGCAGTTGCCACGGTTAGTGCAGTCTTCTGGTGGCATCGCACATGTCGTGTGGGGCGTGCGTTCGGATACGATCACGCCTCGTCCGCGGTCCGTCTCTCAATCCCTCGTCTATAGTGCGTTCGACGGACGCTTGTGGACGCCACCGGAAGTGGTCATGAGTTTGCCAGACATCTGGTGGATGCCTGGACGTCCGTCGACGCTTGCGGTAGGATCGCGACTGTATGTTGCCGTGAACAACACTCCGACACGCGGAGAATCGCAGCGTCCGCAGGCCATTGTCGCGCGGCGTGACAACGGACGGTGGACCCAGGTTCTCGCGGCAGAATCGCCACGGTCTTACGGCATTCACGGCGTACGACTGGCCAGTATGAGCGATAGTGCGCTGGTACTCGTGTACAGTGGGACCGCCACCGTCGACTCCGGCCGCTCGGCCGGAACGCTCGCGGTCGTCCGCTCTGCTGATGCCGGAAGCTCATGGAGCTCGCCGACACCCATTCGGCAACTGACGCGGACCGCGATGGAACTTGGCGGCTTGCATCGCATGAAGGATGGTACGCTGCACCTCATCTGGGCGGCCGTTCGAAATGACGTGGCCAATGCGATCATGCACGATGTATCCCGTGATGACGGTCGTACCTGGACGCCAATCGATAGCATTCCTGTGCCCGTAACCTTCAGCTATTTGACGAGCGCACAGGTTGGAGACCATGTGCTGGTTACCGTCCACCAAAGCGATGGACTGATCGCGCAGGCGATAGCGGGTCATGCCGGCAGCTTACGCACGCTCACACCAGCGTCAATCGGACTTCCCGGAATGCATGTCCAAGGGGCGGATGCACCGGTGACTACGTGGGCCGCGGAGGAGCGGGTGATCAGCGCCGACGGCAAGTGGACTGGAATATCCGGCGTCGTCTATAAAACAACGACAACCATGCATTGCGGGGCGAAATAGGTGATCGGTGTTGAACGATTGCGTACGTAGGCACAATTTCGGTATGGAGGGCATTGGCTCCGACTAAGCACATGTAGTGCCGAACCAATGAGGCCGTCACGGAACAGTCGACGGCCTTCGATGCGCCCCCTAGTTGATCTTCCGCAGCGTCACGCTGCCGTTCACCGTGCTGGCGCGCAGCCGCGTGGACCCGTTGCCCACCGTGCCACGTAAGCGCCGCGGTGAGAGCGTGCCGGAAATCGTGATCGGGAAATCCGTCGACACGCGACCGTTCACCGTAGACAACTCGAGCTGCGCGCCGAAGTTGGACGGCAATTCGATCGTGATCGCCCCGTTCACCGTTTCGTAGTCGAGATCGTCTGCTCGGCCGAGTGAGCCCATCGACACGTTGATGCTGCCGTTGACCGTCTTGGCGCGCACCGGGCCGCCAGCGCTGCGGGCGGTGATGCTGCCGTTCACGGTATGCGCATCCACTTCGTTGTTCACGCCGGTCACTTCGACCCCGCCGTTCACCGTTGAGAGGTCTACCCGCACACCGTCTGGCACACGCACGGTGAAGCGCACCGAGACGTCGTTGCGGTCGTTCCACTTGGTACGGCGATCGGTGTGAATGCCGCTCTCGTCGCAGCGCGAGCCTTCACTGAACAGCGCGCATACCAGTACGTCGTCGCCGATCTTCTTCTGTTCGATACGCACATCCTCGGGATTGCCGCGACGCCAGCGCTTCTCGGCGCTCACTTCCACGCGGCCATTCGTGCTGCGCTCCACCTGGATGCCGCCGTTGATGTTCTTGATCATCACGCGCCGCCCCGACGGGATGGTGCCCGACCAGGTGAACGCGTCGTCGCGCTGCGAGTCGCGGTCCCGGTCGCGATCCTGCGCCATGGCGGGTGCCGCCAGCGCGGCGGTAAGGAGCAGCGCGGCGCCAGTAGTACGACACGCGGAACGGACTGAAGTACGGAACGACAGCATGGAAAGCTCCTCACACAAGAAAGATGCACGCACGTCTGCGATCAGGTGTGCGATCATGAGCGGTTGCCTCGCACGACGCGGACGTCGCCGTTGAACGTGGAGATGGTGAAACGGGTGGACCCGCCGCCGCCGATCTCGTAGCGGCGCACCGCGCGCTCACTGCGTGACGACGTGAGGCTGTTGGGCATCAGTGTGAGCGAACCGGAGGCGGTCATGTCGCCGTTGAAGGTGGAGACGTCCATGCTCCCGCGCACATTCTCGGGGAGACGCAGGGTCACGTCGCCGGAATGCGTGGTGATCTGCAACCGCGCGTCGTCGGTCGTGTTGCCATCGAAGGTGATGTCACCACTGATGCTTTCGACTTCGACGCGCGCCGCGCGATCCATACCGAGCAGGACATCGCCACTGGTGGTGTGCACGTTCGCCTCGTCGCGCACACCGCGCAGTGTAATGTCGCCACTCATGGTCGTCACGCGCGCCGGCCCTGAGCGGCCACCCAGCCGGATGTCGCCGGAGAGTGTTTCCAACGTGAGACGTCCGCCGATGTCGTCGAGACTGACATCGCCACTGGTCGTGCGAATCTCCACGTCACCGTCGATGCCGGACACGTCGACATCCGCCGACGCCGTGGAGATGACCAACCGCACGTTGCGCGGGAGGTCGAGTTCGAGCGTGGCGTCGTTGCGGCGACTGGCCGTGCGGCTGGAGCGGTCGGAGCGATCGGAGCGATCGGAGCGGCTCGAGCGCATGTCCTCCGATGCTTCCAGCGTGACGCCGACGCCGGTGGTGCGCAGCTGATAGTCGCCGCTGCGCCCGCGGATCGCGCCGGTGCTCGCCGACCCACCGCGTACGACCAAGCGTCCGGTGCGCACGGTGATGTCGACCACGGCGTTGCGTGCCACCGCGAAGCTGGAGTCGCGTTGGGCGAGCAGCGGTGACATGCCGCCGGCTAGCGACAGCAGCATCAACACGCCGAGCGGAACGAGCGAGCGGGAGCGCATCGGGAGAGTGAGCACGAGAGGGGACCGCATTACAGCAACGCCACGCGCCGGAGCAGCGCGAGCTTGGTTTCAAGGGCGCGATCGAGCTGGGTCGACAACAGTGCGCTGCGCGGATCCCGCGTCAGCGCCTTCCGGCTGTCGCCAATAGCCCGGTCGATGATGTCCAGATTACGGCGTAGTTCGCGCACGGTCGCGGTGTCGAGTTCGACGAAGCGATCATCGACGATACGACGCAGCGCCGAGATCTCCCGCTCATACACCACATCGGCGTCGGTGCCGTCGCGGGTGTCGCGCGCCGCATTGCGTGACACAAGCCGCGTGGTGGAACCCGACACACGCGCCGGTGCGCTCGACGTGGTGGACGTCGTCGTGGACGGCGATGCCGCGACGATCTCGACGGCCGCGCCGGGCAGCCCCAGATCGTTCACGCTATCGGTCGTCGTGGCCACTTGGCTCGGTACGCCGGTCGGCGGCGCAACAGGCGCCACACTGCGCTCGGCGAGACGCCAGGTGATGCCCGATGTCACCGCCACCAACATCGTGGCGGCGATGGCGAAGGTGCGAACGGACACGGTGCGTGCCACCCGCGACCGCGTGGCCGCTGCCGAGATCGGGATGACGGCCGTGTCGAGACGCGCTTCAATGCCGCTCC
The Gemmatimonas sp. DNA segment above includes these coding regions:
- a CDS encoding anti-sigma factor, which translates into the protein MDYTDSVPPTGASADCARFEAQCGGYLERDLDQAEQAWMTAHHSECVDCAALVRELEAIVAESQALPGISPSRDLWSGIEARLDTAVIPISAAATRSRVARTVSVRTFAIAATMLVAVTSGITWRLAERSVAPVAPPTGVPSQVATTTDSVNDLGLPGAAVEIVAASPSTTTSTTSSAPARVSGSTTRLVSRNAARDTRDGTDADVVYEREISALRRIVDDRFVELDTATVRELRRNLDIIDRAIGDSRKALTRDPRSALLSTQLDRALETKLALLRRVALL
- a CDS encoding type II toxin-antitoxin system VapC family toxin, with amino-acid sequence MIDRVRHERGVLDTSTVILLSRLDDPTVLPNEPLITAITLAELTVGPLVAKSDDERAARQAHLQQAESDFDALPFDASAARAFGRVAASLRQSGRKTQARSYDAMIAATALANALPIYTCNPDDFSGIDGLDVVAVPMPTRA
- a CDS encoding sialidase family protein; translation: MSLPDIWWMPGRPSTLAVGSRLYVAVNNTPTRGESQRPQAIVARRDNGRWTQVLAAESPRSYGIHGVRLASMSDSALVLVYSGTATVDSGRSAGTLAVVRSADAGSSWSSPTPIRQLTRTAMELGGLHRMKDGTLHLIWAAVRNDVANAIMHDVSRDDGRTWTPIDSIPVPVTFSYLTSAQVGDHVLVTVHQSDGLIAQAIAGHAGSLRTLTPASIGLPGMHVQGADAPVTTWAAEERVISADGKWTGISGVVYKTTTTMHCGAK
- a CDS encoding DUF4097 family beta strand repeat-containing protein; this translates as MLSFRTSVRSACRTTGAALLLTAALAAPAMAQDRDRDRDSQRDDAFTWSGTIPSGRRVMIKNINGGIQVERSTNGRVEVSAEKRWRRGNPEDVRIEQKKIGDDVLVCALFSEGSRCDESGIHTDRRTKWNDRNDVSVRFTVRVPDGVRVDLSTVNGGVEVTGVNNEVDAHTVNGSITARSAGGPVRAKTVNGSINVSMGSLGRADDLDYETVNGAITIELPSNFGAQLELSTVNGRVSTDFPITISGTLSPRRLRGTVGNGSTRLRASTVNGSVTLRKIN
- a CDS encoding DUF4097 family beta strand repeat-containing protein translates to MRSPLVLTLPMRSRSLVPLGVLMLLSLAGGMSPLLAQRDSSFAVARNAVVDITVRTGRLVVRGGSASTGAIRGRSGDYQLRTTGVGVTLEASEDMRSSRSDRSDRSDRSSRTASRRNDATLELDLPRNVRLVISTASADVDVSGIDGDVEIRTTSGDVSLDDIGGRLTLETLSGDIRLGGRSGPARVTTMSGDITLRGVRDEANVHTTSGDVLLGMDRAARVEVESISGDITFDGNTTDDARLQITTHSGDVTLRLPENVRGSMDVSTFNGDMTASGSLTLMPNSLTSSRSERAVRRYEIGGGGSTRFTISTFNGDVRVVRGNRS
- a CDS encoding 4a-hydroxytetrahydrobiopterin dehydratase, which codes for MPALSDIEIQRGLGALPGWSRKGDTLVKSYHFATFPAGVAFIAQVADIAEAMQHHPDIDIRYTKVHFSLSTHDAGGITPKDFDLARAIEELAAA
- a CDS encoding radical SAM protein codes for the protein MRPADPPDSPALSPDPFRPDPLRLLSAQADLQYHAAPSRGIFNPPAATGMGFWSINPYVGCAFGCAYCYARDTHRWTLERAGDVGREVANAMPPWLAFERRVLVKEHAGARIREALRSSRSPRPGDSVVIGSATDPYQPAERRFRVTREILEALQIARDFSIVIITKSPLVTRDVDVLQRLAERHTVQVHVSLITVDRELARRLEPRAPTPDARLRGVRRLADAGLAVSVNCMPVLPGITDAPLMLEALVQQVAAAGAQSLGACALRLRSASRKRYLPVIRENFPELSAKYEATYRNSVYAAESYRVGLQQVIERLCRKYGLTTREYRRDDEGSADEEVALPAELAPEPQLVLL
- a CDS encoding type II toxin-antitoxin system prevent-host-death family antitoxin, which produces MDNVTVRELRNNGGRVLQRVADGETLTVTMDGRPIAELRPLTGRGLSAAALLTRWRRLPSVDIQQLRHDLDDVMDGSL